The following are encoded in a window of Jeotgalibacillus aurantiacus genomic DNA:
- a CDS encoding CpsD/CapB family tyrosine-protein kinase yields the protein MKLRKRQQTTADKKRSVYTYTHPDSALADEFHTIRTNIKFLMTDQPMKIFVLTSSTKGEGKSTAAVNLATLLSQQKERVLLIDANLRKPVIHQYFHLDNHHGLTTVLKSRRSLAEVMHKGEISRLDILTSGPDEYNPAELLGSEQMKQLLDKVSKEYDAIIIDAPNVLDYTETRILTNLADGVLLVVRRGKVIFQDALEVKRILNLAHANVIGAIMNER from the coding sequence TTGAAATTACGAAAAAGGCAGCAGACCACAGCTGATAAAAAACGAAGTGTTTACACTTATACACATCCTGACTCTGCGCTTGCTGATGAATTTCATACGATACGGACCAATATTAAATTTCTGATGACCGATCAGCCAATGAAAATATTTGTTCTTACTTCTTCAACCAAAGGGGAAGGAAAGTCTACAGCAGCGGTAAACCTGGCTACTTTATTATCTCAACAAAAAGAAAGAGTACTTCTCATTGATGCTAATTTGAGAAAGCCGGTCATTCACCAGTATTTTCATCTGGACAACCATCACGGCCTCACCACTGTCTTAAAATCCAGGCGGTCTCTAGCTGAAGTAATGCATAAAGGAGAAATCAGCAGGCTGGATATTCTCACAAGCGGACCGGACGAATATAATCCAGCTGAACTGTTAGGCAGTGAGCAGATGAAACAACTGCTTGATAAAGTCTCAAAAGAATATGATGCCATTATTATTGATGCCCCTAATGTACTTGATTACACAGAAACCCGGATTTTAACTAACCTTGCAGATGGCGTTCTGCTCGTTGTCAGAAGAGGAAAGGTTATCTTTCAGGATGCGCTGGAAGTCAAAAGGATTCTGAATCTGGCACATGCAAATGTGATAGGTGCCATTATGAATGAGCGATGA
- a CDS encoding YveK family protein, producing MKRVNTVKGKGVSSYTPGSRDINLMEYVKVIKKRLILILLLTILLGGMAYYYNNLTYSPMFQTSTRVILTSPDVPMETLMVMLKDPTVMTQVALDIGIERSPQALASQVTVERLEESQVVSITVADSDPQIAADIANATALNFKEEARSILAYEGVQLLTEAMPNFNPVNPLSNRFVYLAAAAGLALGIGLAFFLDTLDRAIRVEEDAEEFFGVPVIGYVPDARKKKVLKQPRKKAVEIRGEQIEITKKAADHS from the coding sequence ATGAAGAGGGTGAACACAGTGAAAGGCAAAGGAGTAAGTTCCTATACGCCAGGATCCAGAGATATAAACTTAATGGAATATGTAAAAGTGATTAAGAAAAGGTTAATCCTCATTTTACTCTTAACAATTTTGTTAGGTGGAATGGCTTACTACTATAATAATTTGACTTATTCACCAATGTTTCAAACATCAACGAGGGTTATTTTGACGTCTCCTGATGTTCCTATGGAAACTTTAATGGTGATGTTAAAAGACCCTACAGTTATGACTCAGGTTGCTCTAGATATTGGAATTGAACGTTCTCCTCAGGCACTCGCTTCTCAGGTGACAGTTGAAAGATTAGAGGAATCTCAGGTTGTCAGTATAACAGTAGCAGATTCTGATCCTCAGATTGCTGCAGACATTGCCAATGCAACAGCTTTGAATTTCAAAGAAGAAGCAAGAAGCATTCTCGCGTATGAAGGCGTTCAACTACTTACAGAAGCAATGCCAAATTTTAATCCAGTTAATCCTTTGAGTAACCGATTCGTTTATTTGGCTGCAGCAGCGGGTCTTGCACTTGGAATCGGTTTAGCCTTCTTTCTGGATACGCTTGACCGCGCTATTAGAGTTGAGGAGGACGCTGAAGAATTCTTTGGTGTCCCGGTCATAGGATATGTACCGGATGCGAGAAAGAAAAAAGTGTTAAAGCAACCAAGAAAAAAAGCAGTCGAAATAAGGGGTGAGCAGATTGAAATTACGAAAAAGGCAGCAGACCACAGCTGA